GTTGGGCCTTAGGTTCAGGTGGGCAGCGATTCAAGTGGGCTGTCACGGTGGCGCCATGAAGTTTTTGGTTGGTGAGTTTGGTGTTCATGGTGGCGGAGCTTGCAAGCCATCATCCATCATGACTCCGTTTTTTGAGGTGAACTGGGAACGGATTCGTTCGGACTTTGGAGGACAACTGTGGAATGGAGTACGTGACTGTCGTGAGATTTttcttagcccttgtttacttcccacaaaactcccaactttaacactatgcaaaaagaagattccccatcacatcaaacttgtggtacatgcatggagtactaaatgtagacgaaatcaaaaactaattgcacagttttgttgtacattgcgagacgaatcttttgagcctaattagtcaatatttggacaataattcacaaatacaaacgaaacgctacaatatcgcatttatggcaaaatgccaatttggcacctcccaacttcccaagtaaacaagggcttagaCGAGTTACTGTAGCATGCAAACTCATTTCCGTAAAAAAAGTCACCTAGCTCATTTCCGTAAAAAAAGTCACCCAGCTGGTTAGCAACTCCAAGatactgctaatcttacccccaataccttttttaagggaaaaaaagagaaaaaacgaactccaacagtccatccaaccttccccaattttttagcaacgctaaaaaacaacCTACCACCGCATATATTTTAGTGTTGGCATTCCTCCCCTAAttctgattcccgcacgctcgcgcgtcccttccgatggacccaatacgatgacgtggcctgttttaaaatattgggggctatttattagcgatttGCTTtggattgatatatttttgggggaattttttttgaagaaccccaatacatagttttagggaagaattttttggagtaCTCTTGAAATTGCTCTTAGCCAACTTTGTGAACCAAACAGACCTCTGGATTTTCTCCCAACCTCATAGTATAAGAGCAATTCCGTCAATAGTCTTTAAATCAAAATTCCTAAAGATCAAACGAAGGTTCTCTCTTTTTAGTACCACGAAAATATTTTCAACTCCAGCAATAACCCCCATAGAGAAAGAGCTCCCTAGAGATCCCCAGAAACGGAGGGTGGAGGGAGGAATTTGGAGGCCTCCTCATAATAGGGAGACAAGTAGAGGACATGTTGGGGTGCGATTTTTTTATCTGATCCTTTAAACTTGGGATAGAAGTTGTTTAGAGGATCTgctgagagagagaaaagaaacagaggTGCGATACACTTAGAGTGCAGGTGCTAGCTTAGCAAAGTCCTGGCACCGGAGCCCAATGGctggtttggttcctctgacttatttttagtacccgtcacatcgaatgtttagatactaattagaagtattaaacgtactatttacaaaacctattacataagcggaggctaaacggcgagacgaatctattaagcctaattagtccataatttgacaatgtgttactacaataaacatttgctaatgatgaattaattaggtttaatagattcgtctcgccgtttagcctacacttatgtaatgggttttgtaaatagtctacgtttaatactcctaattagtatctaaacattcgatgtaacacgtgctaaaaataagcaaagggaaccaaacaccctctaaataTCACAAAGATGAACAGTAGCTCCATGGTTGGTAGAATGCATTGAGGTTCCAAGTTTGATTCTTGGCCTCTGCTATGGTTAATTGACACACTGCTTCTGCTCGAATTCAGTTTGCAGAGCAAGGCTACCTCGGTGAGATCCGTGAGGCAGCCCTTGTCAGAACTGAGGAACAACGCACACGACGGCAGCAACGACCTCCACTCCACACGCCGTCGCGATAACCCCCCAGCGCGGGCAAGCCAAAACCACAAACACCAGAAGGGCACGCGGACTCGCGGAGGCAGAGCTCTCCTCACCCCCTCAGGCTCAGCCATGGAGGTGGCCGCTCTCTCTCCCAcctcccgccccctccccctcctctccaccgcgccagcccaccgcctccgcctcctccctccccgcttCGTCTCCGGCCGCAGGCTCCGCCCCTCACCTCGACACCAAGGTAAGCCCCCCTCCTCACGCTCACTGGGAGGCCTGCTCCTGTTCAAATTGTACAATCTGCAGCATCGGTTCCAGAGTTGGTACGGATTTCATGTGTGGGAGCGTATGTTGTGGTTGCAGGGTTTGGCTGCGTGAGAGATGGCTGGGGACAAAGGCATTCTGCTCGTGAGAACGGATTCTTCCTAACAAACAACTCGTCAGGTTCTATTATTCAGCATAACACCTCTGCCATTTTACTAGCAATTGGTAATTTGTTTGCGACTACTGTTCTCGTTCGACGTCACAATGTTTTCTCCCCTGATCTGCAGCCTCAGTAGAACCAGCAACCCAGGAAGTGGGCACCGCTATTCCAGGGGAGTGGAGCGGGGACGCAATACGGCGACGGTTCCTTGAATTTTATGCTGCCCGCGGCCATAAGATCCTCCCTAGCTCGTCGCTTGTGCCCGATGACCCAACAGTGCTCCTTACCATCGCAGGGATGCTTCAGTTCAAGCCTATATTTCTTGGCAAGGTGCATCTTATGAATTGCATAATGTTTTGTTAGTGCGTCTAAAATATATTTGTGGAAGGGACGCATGGCATCAGAACAAACAATTATGGTTTATGAATATCTGCTTCTATAAGATGGGAAATTCTGAATGTGGTCGGTAAAATGGGAAATGTTGCGCAAAATAGATAAGCATAAACACGTTGTTACCCATAGGGACATCTTGTATTCTTATTTACAGTGTTTTGGATGAGTGGTGTGTTTTGGAATTTGTGGGATGAACTAAATCATTACGATTCAAAAAAGTTCCTTCACTCCCTCCTAGTCCAAAGTTACCCCATACCTCTTTTTAGATTCATGTACGTTTTTATCTGTTGGTAAGGTGTTAAACAATCTGTTTTTATCTGTTGAAATGCATACATGTTTTATGCAAACAGCAGTTCTATGTGAATAAATAAAAGGTAAAACTTTATAACTGCAAGGACATTTTCTAAGGATTTATTCATAATCATTTATTTGAATGGGTAGAATAATCTAATGCTAATCTTAGCATGATCCTACATGTTTTTGGTAAATTTGTAACAGCAATAAGATTCTATCTCTATTTATAATCATATAATCCTGGCTTCAACATGCAACAGTTTCAGAATACTTCATTTTGATGTTCTTATATTGCCACGTACAGGAACCTAGGCGTGTGCCATGCGCCACTACCTCCCAGAAATGCATACGAACAAATGACATTGAAAATGTGGGACGCACAGCTCGACACCAGACCTTCTTTGAGATGCTTGGGAACTTCAGCTTTGGCGATTACTTCAAGAAGGAAGCAACCGCATGGGCATGGGAGCTGGCAACCAAGGAGTATGTACAGTTCCTTTATTCCTCATGGAGCTTGGTCTCCTTATTGGTGAATTATAAGCTGTTCATCTGAAAAGTTTGCCATGTGTTTGCGTATTACCATAGAGACATTCATACTCATATGCTTCTAGGATCTCAGAGTTGTCCTAACGCATTTGTATTGTCAGGCATCAATTGGTATTAACATGCTCTTTGTTACCTGGAAAGATAATACTTGCATTTGAACCATCAATGATTTGTATAAAACAGGAACTGGGTGATCAGTATTGCTGTAGTTCTGTGATTTCTGTCAGCGCTAATGATTGGCATGTCGGGCTTTACATTTCCAGTGATCAGAAAGCTTTTTACCCATGTCTTTAGTTCATTTAATTTTACAAGTTTTTGAGTATCTTGTTCTCATTCTCTTTATTTAGGTATGGGTTGCCTGCAGAAAGGCTGTGGATTAGTGTTTTCGAAGATGATAATGAAGCATTCAACATCTGGCACAATGAGGTCAGCTATCTAAAATTTATATTTGATTTTACCACATCTCACTACCAATTTAAGAGTACAGGAGCACAGTGCACAGTTAGAAAGCGAGCTATGTCTTAACCACATTTCATGATCTTTGCTCTTTGATAgcttttgttttatttgacaACTGTAAACTGTAGTAGATGGTAGAGTACAGATTTACGGTTATGATTCATTGATCATCTTTAATTGTCAAAGAATGCATATTCTGTTCACAAGAGGCACAGGGGTTATATTTCATAACCTGTGGATGGCGTATGGCCGTTAAAAGATATTTGTTCCATATTAATTGGCAGTTGTCTTGCAGTATGAGTGATGGATTCTATATCTCTTTATTTTATGAAGGTTGGTGTACCAAAAGAGCGTATAAAGAGGATGGGTGCGGAAGATAACTTTTGGACTAGTGGCGCAACTGGACCCTGCGGACCATGCTCTGAAATGTATTACGATTTCTATCCTGAGAGAGGATCATCAGATGCGGTGTGTAAAGATGCCTGTGGAATTAACAGTTTAAAAAATTTACATGTTTTTTTATTGTATGTAAGAGATTCTCAATAACTGAAATTAGTGATATCCATATAGTTGTGTGCAGGATTTGGGCGATGATAGTCGATTCATTGAATTCTATAATCTCGTCTTTATGCAATACACCAAAAAGGATGATGGATCGCTAGAACCATTGAAACAAAAGAACATCGACACAGGAATGGGCCTTGAGCGTATGGCACGTATTCTTCAAAAGGTATTGCCTATCGTTTTTTTTCTCAGAAAATGATCTgccatactttttttttcttaagttATGATCTAACTCAAAATTGTTATTGTCTATCATAGGTTCCAAACAACTATGAGACAGACTTGATTTTCCCAATTATAGAAAAGGCAGCTAGCTTGGCGTTGGTGTCCTATGCTAAAGCTGATGATGCTGTGAAGACAAATCTTAAAGTGTGTTATTCAGGATGTAGTACTTGCTTTATGACAAATATTGGGATACCTATaacctttgattttttttctatttttccagATAATTGGCGATCACATGAGAGCGGTTGTTTATCTCATATCAGATGGGGTTCTTCCCTCGAATATTGGGAGAGGGTATGTTGTTCGAAGGCTAATAAGAAGAGTAGTTCGGACGGGTAGATTGATAGGTATAAGAGGTGATGGTCATGGAAATCCTGAAGGTGCATTTTTACCTGCACTAGCTGAGGTAGTGATCAGCCTTAGCACTCAGATAGATCCAGATGTCGAATCACGAAGGAAATCTATTATTGGAGAACTTCAAAGGGAAGAGCTACGATTTGTCCAGACCTTGGGAAGGGGTGAAAAGTTATTAGATGAACTTCTAGATGAGGCCTTACTAAGTGCTGGTAATAATGGAAATAAACCTTCTCTATCTGGAAAAGATGTTTTCCTTTTGTACGACACATATGGTTTTCCAGTAGAGATTACAGCTGAAATAGCTGGTGAACGAGGTGTCACTGTTGATATGAAGGGATTTGATATTGAAATGGAAAACCAAAGGAAACAATCTCAGGCTGCTCATAATGTGGTCAAACTTTCTGTAGGAAATGAGACTGAGATAGTCAAGAGCATCCCTGATACTGAATTTCTGGGATATGACTCTCTCTCTGCCACTGCTGTTGTTAGAGGTCTCCTAGTTAATGGAAACCCAGTTAATGAAGTTTCTGAAGGTTCTGAAGTAGAAATATTATTAGATCGGACACCATTCTATGCTGAATCAGGTGGTCAAGTTGGCGATAATGGTTTCTTATATGTGAATGGAGGTGCGGATAGAAAACAAACAGCAGTCATAGAAATCAATGACGTCCAAAAATCTATAGGAAATATATTTGTGCACAAAGGCACGATTAAGCAGGGATCTATAGAGGTTGGCAAGGAAATTGATGCTTCTGTTGATGCAAAGTTGAGGCAGGGGGCTAAGGTATGAAATTGTGGCATTGTATTGCTTCTTTTGGTTACCTCTTTTATTTTGTTGCTCATTTTTATTTGAAATTGCAGTAACTAGAGTTCTGATTTAATTACATGGTCTTTAGGTGGTCTTTAAACAAGAAACAAAGGAATATTATTCATGCCTTATGATAGCATCGCGTGTAACATTTCGGATCATATATGCAAATTTGTTAGTACTATAGATTATAACTTTTGTTTCGTGACTGTCATTGATTAGCTTAGCTACTATAGTTAtaaccatttttttttgttaaaattcAGACATGAACTCTGTTCAATGaatatctttactgaaacaaatATTATCATGTCATTAGTCATTACATTTTTATATAACCTCGTTCTGTTTCTGGTACTGTGTAGGCCCATCATACTGCAACACATCTACTGCAATCTGCTCTTAAAAGTGTGGTTGGTTCAGAAACTTCACAGGCTGGTTCCCTTGTGGCGTTTGACCGTCTCCGATTTGACTTCAATTTCCATCGCCCCCTTTCTGAAGAGGAATTGGTGAAAATTGAATCACTCGTAAACCAATGGATTGGCAATGCAACGCATCTGGAGACAAAAGTCATGGCTTTGCAAGACGCAAAAAATGCTGGTGCCATTGCGATGTTCGGAGAAAAATATGGTGAAGAGGTTGGTATATCTTAAAACAAGATTAATGCTGAAGAGATTAAGATATTGCATTAGTGTGACTGTAAGAATCATGAAAGCTGATGCATTATGCATCTGAATTTAAAGGAGCAATTATGCCAAAAAAATTATTATGAATGGTAGAAGCAGTACTGTTAGAGCATCAGTAATGAGTATTTGCAAATGAGGATCTTAATTATCTTTAAGATTCATACTATTCAGTTTTTAGGAAAGCATAGAATCAATAGTGATGATGAAACTTATATTAATTTGTATTTTGCTCCAATAGGTCAGAGTCGTAGAGGTCCCTGGGGTCTCATTGGAACTCTGTGGTGGAACGCATGTCAGTAATACTGCTGAGATCCGTGGTTTCAAGATAATCTCAGAACAGGGAATAGCTTCTGGAATCAGAAGGATAGAGGCAGTCGCAGGTGATGCATTTGTCGACTATGTCTGTGCTCGGGACAACTACATGCGACGCTTGTGCTCATCCCTTAAGGTATGATGGCATTCGTATTGTAGAAAGCGTGCTCATTCCTTTCTTGTTTATCATGCTTCTGTTTGTCAGTTGGGCAGCTATACTTTTATTTATCCGATGGTCTTTATCTCCTGTTCAAATGGACTTTGGATTTGTTACTTCAAGTGTTTTGAACCCCGTTTGTAATTGAAATCTGCATGCCTCTTACTATTGATCACAGGCATGTGTGCTAATGTGCACTGCGTACTTGCAACTTTGCCCAAAAATTACTTGATTTGAGACATCATGTTAGTTATTTACATTGGTAGAGTGATTGACAGTATGTTTCTCCACTTACATTTTCCAATTGATGTTGTAACCGTGTGACTCATGTTTCAGGTTAAGGCTGAAGATGTGAATGGCAGAGTAGAAACGATTCTTGAAGAACTAAGAGCAACCAGAAACGAAGTATCAACTCTACGCAGCAAAATCGCGGTGCTCAAAGCAGCATCTCTTGCAAGTAAAGCCACAACCGTCGAACCCCACAATGTCAGGTACTTGCTTTAGTTATCGCCAAATGCATCCTCCACATCTCTACATGCCCAGTCTTCAAAGGTGCCATGTGCTACCAAAAGGGTGACCACCTCTCTCTCAACTCGAAAGTTGGCAAAGACGATCTGACCTAATATCTGTTTTCTGCAGGGTCGTGGTCGAGAACATGGGCGACGTGGACGCTGACGCGCTGAAAAGCGCCGCCGAGTACCTCATAGGCACCCTGCAAGACCCTGCTGCAGTGATCTTGGGATCAAGCCCGGGAGACGGTAAAGTCAGCTTGGTCGCCGCCTTCAGCCCCGCAGTCGTCAAGATGGGGCTGCAGGCAGGTAAGTTCGTTGGCGGCATAGCGAAGCTctgcgggggaggcggcgggggcaagcCCAACTTCGCGCAGGCTGGTGGCAGGAAGCCGGAGAACTTGCTGGACGCCCTTGAGAAGGCCCGAGACGAGATCGTCGCGGCGGTGTCGTCGAGTTCCAGCTGATCCTTCACTCCATACTTGATAGCAGTATATGCATAGGAAATGTAAAGGTGTGATGGCCATTGGGCATTGGCAGCCAGGAAAAAAACAGTTTTGGATACTCTACGTTCTGTGCAGACGATGGAGCAGTTTTTGTCAGTTGTAACTAGGCAGCAATACCTGAGAGGAGGGGGCAAAAAATCAGAATCAAGTTTCATACGCAAACAGACTTCGTTATCATTGTGGTGCCTTTTGTCAACCGGAGAACGGGAAGTTCTTCCGGAGATCACGAGGGGAAATGATGTAGCGAGAGTGGCTGTCCGCCCTTTCCGGGGCAttgctgccgctgccgggcATCCAAAAGACCAAAACGATAGGAGGAAGGTTTCAAACCGGCACGTGCGTTCCCCTCCCACTCCCTGCCATGATTCCATCACACCGACATGCGCAGTCCGCCCCTACCCACTCCAATCATCCGCTTGCCGAGCCCATCGCCCCCCATGGCCCCAACCCCACCCAAACTACCCGAGTGCCCAGCCACCTCTGCCGAGGCAGCCATCACCGACAGGCGGGACCCGCACGGCGCCACAGCCCCATCGAGCCCAAGCGCCCAGAGGCGGGCCCGAGCCCAGCCGCAACCCAAGAAAAAGGCCAAAAAGTTGGAAGCGGCCGAGCCGCGACAGCGCGGGGGTGGAGGCGTTTGAAAAGTGTGGGTGGAGCAcctggagccgccgccgcgggcgccaaATTACCCAACGGCCACGCGTGAATTCTCGCCGCGTTGCCCCCATCCGACTCCGATCCCCGCAGATCTACGGGGTGGAAAGGACAAtcgaaaaaaaaattacttCGAGCGGCAGAGGGATTCCCTACTCTCCTCCCCTTCCGTTCCctcccccgcccgcgccgcgccaacCAAACCCTCCCCCGAGCTCCCGCGCCCGCGATGGACGCCGCCTCCGCAGCCGCCGGGCCCTCCTCTTCCGCCGCTGAAGCCGCGGCCGCCGGTCCCTCCTCTTCAGCCGCGGCCGCgaggccctcctcctcctccggcgccgagcctcccgcggccgccgcccagccgccgcctccggcggcggctccgcagGTGCTGTTCCAGGTGCCCGTGCAGGTCGGCGGCGCCagcagcgggagcgggagcagcGTCGCGCGGGCCTGCCGGCACCACGCGTACAGCCGCAAGCAGAAGTCGCTCGGCCTGCTCTGCTCCAAGTAAGCCTCTCCCGCCTCGTCCTAGTCCGCGTCGAACCCCCTCCCCCCTCGTGGGCTCGTGCCGTGCGGCGGTGCTCTGACCTAGGTTcgctccccgcggcggcggcggtggggggttGGCTGCAGCTTCGTGGCGCTGTACGACCGGGAGGACGTGGAGACGATTGGGCTGGACGACGCGGCCAAGCGGCTCGGCGTCGAGCGCCGCCGGATCTACGACATCGTCAACGTGCTCGAGAGCGTCGGGGTGAGCCGCGGTTTCCCCCCAGCTCTCGTTCTTTTTCTGCTTCCAATCTTGATCGATGCGCGCTCAATTCTTCGGGGCTTGCAGATTCTTGTGCGGAGGGCCAAGAATCGGTACACGTGGCTCGGATTCGGGGGAGTCCCTGCAGCGCTGAAAGAGCTCAAGGTCTGTCTAGGTTCCCCCCTTCTCCATTCCCACCACTTTGATTTTCATCTTGCCTCCAAATTATAATCCCGTAGCTCATAATTTACCCCCTTTTCTCATTGTTCGGTTTGATCAGGAGAGGGCGTTGAGGGAGATGTCCGGATCACCAGTGTTACTGCCCATGGAGGAGTCATCCACTGCTAATGTTAGTTTCTTCTAGTTGATTCAGTTGCCCTTGGCCGTGGTACAAGTTACTTGCTGCTAAAATTACCATTTCCTCTGGATTTTGTGGTTGCAAAGCTCTCTGACGATGAAGATGATAAATTGGAGGATGGTGATGAGGATGCTGAGAGCGAGAAGCTCAGCCAGTCCATTGACAATACATCTGATAAGCCTGACGCACCTGGCTGCCGCCTTAGATCTGGTATAGCTGCTTAACCTTGTTCCTGCTACACCTGGTGACTTCTATGCTATACGCGGACTTGGAGTTTGAGTGCTGTAATTGCAGATCATCGGAAGGAGAAGTCCCTCGGGTTGCTCACTCAGAATTTTGTCAAGCTCTTCCTCACCATGGAGGTGAGTGGCACTGAATTTGTCCCCTGTTCTGCGGCGTTTTCCCATTGAGATTGACTTTAATGGGGTTTCCATCTGGTGCAGGTTGAGACGGTCTCACTGGATGAAGCTGCTAGGCTTCTCCTTGGAGAGGGACATGCTGAGAGCAATATGAGAAGTTAGTGCATGCATTTCTTTGTTTAGTTCCATGCTTGTGGCTATGCTTTTCCTATCCAAGTAGAACTCAGATGATCCTAATATTTGTGATGCAGCCAAAGTTCGGCGATTGTATGACATTGCCAATGTACTATCTTCTTTGAACCTCATTGAGAAGGTAGGCTCTTGATCGCCTGCCGTTTCAATTGAATGGAAATGATTATTCTGCTTAGCATTGATTCTTCGACTGTTTTGGTTCAGACACAGCAAGCTGACACAAGAAAGCCTGCGTTCCGGTGGCTGGGCCAAGCAAAGCGAATGCAAGAGAACAATGTCACGGTTGCTCTAGCCCCTGTCAGGCCCAATAAAAGAGCATTTGGTACTGATCTTACAAACATTGACAATAAGCGGGGCAGGTTGGACTCCGCAATGGAGAACAAAGCCAAGCTCATGCAGGGTGCTGGCAACATAGTGAAGACTTTTGAGAGGCAGCTGGGGCAAGGAAACAGGAGTGACTTTGTTTATGGGCCCTTCCACCCTGCTGTTGCAAAGAAACAGGAAACTGATGATCACACCATTAAGCAGAAGGAGAGAAGGACCATTCAGGACTGGGAAAACCTTGCTGTGTCCTTCCGTCCGCAATACCAAAACCAAGGTGAGCTTAACATATCCTTCCCAAATGATTCAGACTTACTGAATCTTGTTTAAAGAAACAAAACTGCATTTTTTAAAAGAGTCTGGAAAATACATTAGTTACTGTGAAATGTTATGATGAAATGTTAAAGGTTTGGTAGATTTTCTAGAGATTTATATTGTCATAAATGTCAAATTTTAGCTTTCCACCTCTAACAATGTACTATATAATAAACGAATCAAGTAGCAATACTACTACTTGCCTTATTAGTTGTGCACTTAATATTGTCTGCAGTACGATGTCTAAAAAGCAACATCAACACCAACAGCCAGTAAAACCATAAAGGCGATTATATATGTGACCTAAACTCAGATACGAAAGAAACATTTACATTTTACAATTGAAAGTTCTTATTCTAAAACCAGTCAAGGCTTAATATTTCCATGTTATTACTAGTGATAGATATTTCTGATGGGTTTACACACAGGTTTTGTATTTTTGACAGTTATGCCGTAGGTCCCCTTGTGCTGTTTCTGTAAATCTACTATTGAGAGTTGATGTTGATACTTTGAAGAGCTGATTGGGTTGAGCTTAACACAATTTCTTCCGCGTTTTCCTGTTGCAGCGTTGAATGATCTTTTTGGTCATTATGTGGAAGCATGGAAATCATGGTACTTGGATCTTACACGGGAAACATCATCATGAAATAGAATTTTGGCAGGTCTGTTGTAAATCGATTCCAGTAGGCAGATCAACTCAGTTGTTGATGCATGCTTAGGAACTGATTTGTACAAGGTGTAATAAAAAACAAAGGCAATGTTGGCCTTTGATTGATTGTGTTTACTCAAATGCAAGGAATGAGGCCATTttatcaaaaaggaaaaaaggcagAAAAATTGACCGATAGTCACATTGTTTGTTGACAATCACTCCATAGTCAACACTAAAGGTTACCATTTCCAGTATTTGTTTCGTTGTTCTATCAAACAGCATAAAGGAGTTGGTTTGGTATGATCACCAAGCCACCAAGCCTCATTGGGAAACAGCTtaaggcctttttttttttttttgcatttcttGACCATTCTTGAACTTGAATTTCTGACGAGTTTGTCTGATCTAATGCTGCCTCCTGGATTCTGTCTGATCTAATACTGCCATCTGTTTAAATGATACATCCATCTGAAACACCTGTGTTTGATCCACTAATTCATTGACTGATTACAAGAGCATGAGCTAGTTGTTTACACAGGTTGCACCAACAGAAGAAATCAGTCAATTAAATCACAACCAATAACATCGACCGCATCCAGGCTATATTCTAGCGTTTGAGG
Above is a genomic segment from Setaria viridis chromosome 4, Setaria_viridis_v4.0, whole genome shotgun sequence containing:
- the LOC117851406 gene encoding alanine--tRNA ligase, chloroplastic/mitochondrial codes for the protein MEVAALSPTSRPLPLLSTAPAHRLRLLPPRFVSGRRLRPSPRHQGFGCVRDGWGQRHSARENGFFLTNNSSASVEPATQEVGTAIPGEWSGDAIRRRFLEFYAARGHKILPSSSLVPDDPTVLLTIAGMLQFKPIFLGKEPRRVPCATTSQKCIRTNDIENVGRTARHQTFFEMLGNFSFGDYFKKEATAWAWELATKEYGLPAERLWISVFEDDNEAFNIWHNEVGVPKERIKRMGAEDNFWTSGATGPCGPCSEMYYDFYPERGSSDADLGDDSRFIEFYNLVFMQYTKKDDGSLEPLKQKNIDTGMGLERMARILQKVPNNYETDLIFPIIEKAASLALVSYAKADDAVKTNLKIIGDHMRAVVYLISDGVLPSNIGRGYVVRRLIRRVVRTGRLIGIRGDGHGNPEGAFLPALAEVVISLSTQIDPDVESRRKSIIGELQREELRFVQTLGRGEKLLDELLDEALLSAGNNGNKPSLSGKDVFLLYDTYGFPVEITAEIAGERGVTVDMKGFDIEMENQRKQSQAAHNVVKLSVGNETEIVKSIPDTEFLGYDSLSATAVVRGLLVNGNPVNEVSEGSEVEILLDRTPFYAESGGQVGDNGFLYVNGGADRKQTAVIEINDVQKSIGNIFVHKGTIKQGSIEVGKEIDASVDAKLRQGAKAHHTATHLLQSALKSVVGSETSQAGSLVAFDRLRFDFNFHRPLSEEELVKIESLVNQWIGNATHLETKVMALQDAKNAGAIAMFGEKYGEEVRVVEVPGVSLELCGGTHVSNTAEIRGFKIISEQGIASGIRRIEAVAGDAFVDYVCARDNYMRRLCSSLKVKAEDVNGRVETILEELRATRNEVSTLRSKIAVLKAASLASKATTVEPHNVRVVVENMGDVDADALKSAAEYLIGTLQDPAAVILGSSPGDGKVSLVAAFSPAVVKMGLQAGKFVGGIAKLCGGGGGGKPNFAQAGGRKPENLLDALEKARDEIVAAVSSSSS
- the LOC117851407 gene encoding E2F transcription factor-like E2FE, with amino-acid sequence MDAASAAAGPSSSAAEAAAAGPSSSAAAARPSSSSGAEPPAAAAQPPPPAAAPQVLFQVPVQVGGASSGSGSSVARACRHHAYSRKQKSLGLLCSNFVALYDREDVETIGLDDAAKRLGVERRRIYDIVNVLESVGILVRRAKNRYTWLGFGGVPAALKELKERALREMSGSPVLLPMEESSTANLSDDEDDKLEDGDEDAESEKLSQSIDNTSDKPDAPGCRLRSDHRKEKSLGLLTQNFVKLFLTMEVETVSLDEAARLLLGEGHAESNMRTKVRRLYDIANVLSSLNLIEKTQQADTRKPAFRWLGQAKRMQENNVTVALAPVRPNKRAFGTDLTNIDNKRGRLDSAMENKAKLMQGAGNIVKTFERQLGQGNRSDFVYGPFHPAVAKKQETDDHTIKQKERRTIQDWENLAVSFRPQYQNQALNDLFGHYVEAWKSWYLDLTRETSS